Below is a genomic region from Silurus meridionalis isolate SWU-2019-XX chromosome 1, ASM1480568v1, whole genome shotgun sequence.
tattattattatttttaagtgtgTTATATTGGGAATCAATTGCaacaaataatgtgtgtgtgtatatatatatatatatatatatatatatatatatatatatatatatatatatatatatagtagactgtttatttagCTTGCTAacttcttaaatgccataatcttgtaaccttcacttctgcacattccactataatgccatagccttagaaccatttctgtatttcttaatgatgtccacacatctctgcactgttatagactttatatttatttactgtacatatgcttacatatatattacttgctgtaaatatgcaaaatatatctgcacttttgcacgattgctacattttgcacttctggtagatgccaaactgcatttcgttactgtgtacctgtactatgcaataacaataaaattctatctatctatctatctatctatctatctatctatctatctatctatctatctatctatctatctatctatctatcgtcatcatcatcactgatgCTTACAAAGCCTTAGGTAaacaatatcatcatcatcaaatacaaaaatattaattatcagCATCATTGTcactaccaccatcatcatctttattcaTTGATACAGAAACAGCTGAATAACTATcagcatcatcttcatcatcatcactgtcattCATGCACACAGAAACAGTTGCATAatcatcatatcatcatatcatcatcatcatcatcatcatcatcatcatcatcatcaatgtcATTCATGCACACAGAAACAGTTTAATAATTATcagcatcatcttcatcatcttcatcatcatcatcactgtcattCATGCACACAGAAACAGTTTAATAATTATTAGCATTGTTGtcaccaccattaccatcatcataatcagtGATACATGCAAAAAGAAacagtttaataataatcagcATTATTgttgccatcatcatcatcatcatcatcatcatcagacaTTCATGCACACAGTAACAGttttataatcatcatcatcatcatcatcatcatcatcatcatcaacatcatcaccatcatcatcatcactgccaTTCATGCACAACAGaaacagtttaaaaattatcatattcatcatcatcattatcgtcAAAGTCATTCATGCACACAgaaattgtttaataattatCAGCATCATTGtcaccactatcaccaccatcaccaccaccatcatcatcatcatcatcactgtcattCATGCACACAGAAACAGTTtaataatcattatcatcattgtCATTATCTATATTAGCATAGCAGATagaaacatttagaaaaataagtattatcatcatcatcattgatGCACATAAAAAGATtgataatcatcatcaccatcattataaTTTCTGCCCacagaaaatataaacaatttttcAATATAAACcatttttgttgtattaaatGAAATAGGTTTTGTTATACACTTCTTCCCAAatcatttgatttatatttctttgtttaattgCCACAATCACAAAAATATTCTCTCTAAGTTTATTTCAGAGATCTTTTTCATCCCCCTGTCTGTACTGACTCCATACGCTGTGCTAAGCCATCAGATTGTGCAGTCACTGCGGCATTCTGACCCACTTCAGGCTTTTTAGGAGACATAGTGTTGAGGAAATATAAGAAGTTGTTGGTGATGTGCTCTCCCAGGAACAGGAAGTTGTTTCTTCCGTGTACAGGGTGTGTGATAACTCAGGTCCTTTACAAAGTTACAAACAATCACCTCTTTATTGGGACTGCCATGAAGAGACAGATTGTTGTCCTTGCACCAGACCTCAAGCTGTCTCACTTCCTCTCTGTTTCTTTGTGAAGAGTAATGGAAATGACATGTTCGCTGTCAGGTTTGGTGACAGAGTTGTGGGTTAGAGTGTGAACAGCACTGAGGTTCTAGTGTTTAGGGTTATACATTGAGATGATCTATGGTGATGACCCTGAGGTCTGCTTCTTCAGAAGTCCAGAATCTTTGTTGTTGACCATGTGGAACCAAAATATTTGGTCCTGCAGCACATGGAAGATGTTTTTTAAGATACTACTGATCAGATGGACACAATTTGAGATGTGGGAAGCAGTGATCACATTGACAAAGTCTGAGATGTGGAGAAACGTGGAAGATGTCTGTGAAGATACCGGTGATCAGATGGACAAAATAGGAAATATGGTGAGAAAAGATGTCTGTGAAGGTACCGGTGATCAGATAGACACATTCTGAGATGTGAGGAGACATGAAAGATGTCTGTGAAGATAGAGGTAATCAGATGGACACAATATGAGAAGTGGGGAGATGTAGAAGATGTCTGTGAAGATTCGGGTGAGAAGATGGGCACAATAtgagaagtgtggagatgtggaggatGTCTGTGAAGGTACCGGTGATCAGATGGAAACTATAttagaagtgtggagatgtggatGATGTCTGTGAAGGTGCCGGTGATCAGATGGACACAATATGAGAAGTATGGAGATGTGGAGGATGTCTGTGAAGGTGCCGGTGATCAGAAGGACACAATATGAGAAGTATGGAGATGTGGAGGATGTCTGTGAAGGTGCCGGTGATCAGAAGGACACAATAtgagaagtgtggagatgtggaggatGTCTGTGAAGGTGCCGGTGATCAGATGGACACAATAtgagaagtgtggagatgtggaggatGTCTGTGAAGGTGCGGTGATCAGATGGACACAATAtgagaagtgtggagatgtggaggatGTCTGTGAAGGTGCCGGTGATCAGATGGACACAATAtgagaagtgtggagatgtggacGATGTCTGTGAAGGTGCTGGTGATCAGATGGACACAGTCTGAGACATGGGAAGACATAAAGTATTTCTGTGAAGATTCCGGTGATCAAGTGGACACAATCTCTTAGTACACAAATATTAAGGTCAGAGCCAGTagcttttcatgtgtttttctgCAATCATGGTCAGTACCAGATTACACGGGGGAGATGCTTTTCCAACATCTGCCTCACTGTTGGATGTTTCAACCTGGTGCTCCTCATTCACCTGATCTGAAGGTAATTCTAGTCAGATTGTCTATTGTCTATTAAATGTGaggtgcaataaaaaaagaaattaatttaaatgaaaataaaagaaaaattaaattaattaggaTTGTTTATTAGAAAAAAGGTTTAAACAAATAGGATCTCATGATAGATACGTGGTGTTATAATGATGTAATATTTTGATCAAATCCAGTCATTCATTTTCCACTTGAATGTACAGAAGCTCCATGAAGTTTCTGAGCAGCTCtagaactatgaggatggatttggactggaataAACACAAACAGTCTTCTACAGTGGCATTTTTCCATTTAAGCGCCAATTACTGATCACTACACCTCAACAACGATGAAACTATAACGAATGGACATTCgttgttgaggatgaggattggttcccttgtgagtctggttcctctcaaggttttttcctcatgccatcAGGGAGTTCTTCCTCACCACTTTGACTCTGGTTTGCACATTAGAAACAAATCAataggcactaaacttgtaCAGTCCAATTTTATAACAACTTTATCATTGTagagctgctttgggacaatttcCAATGTCAACGTGCTAATTGatgtatattaaattataaggAATTTATTATCAGTAGTATTAATGACATTTGGATGGTCCAATTTATGtctaaatatataacaaatctGTATAATTTGGTGTTTCTTGTGAGCTTGGTGTTGATTTTGCAAATGCTATAGAGGGacttttattatatagaaaGATTCGCCATGTTGATTTCATGTTGCTTTCTCCACATGGGCTGCTAAATTACGGGGTAAATACTAAGCAAAAATGTTAtgacatttttataaagaaatagtaagtttataaaaatgtttttatacatatatgttTACCAAGATTCACTATAAACCGGAGGTAAGCTAGTTTCTCCagcatgctaatgctaatgtgcTTAGCTCTTGTGTGTGTCTTTGCAACTACGACCTTGAATAGctcttataaatataataacgaATTATTATCTGCACCAAAGTCATTAatcttgttatattttatattttgcagcCAAAATGTCCTTAGCTCATATAGGACGCAGGCTGGGTACCAGTCTCTGGGTGAGTAACATTTAAAAcccaaatgatttatttatttctgataaATATTCATAGGTTTATTACAATTAAACCCAAACTATTTCTACTTGGTTAGAGGAATAATAATTACCAATGTCCAAACAGTTTTGCCACTACCATGTCAGTGTTATggccaattattattaatagtaatagtaaaatCCTATAAAATACCAAGTTAAAGAAACTTAGTTCAGTATCCAGGGTTGTAGTGTTAAAGAAGACGTTATTAAGCAGAAATAAAGCCAGACATTTACATTGTAAGatattaaaaacacagattttcgAATGTACACACTTCAGCAATTTGTGTAAGGATGCCTAGAGGTGGGCGATATGACCGGGATCTTCTATCGCGATACAGCCAGTTTTCTTTCACGATAACGATATATATCACGATATGCTAATTTGTTTGTAGAAAAAtcgttatttattcatttaaaagcGGATTTTACACTGAAGGAACATTTTCTTAGGTCTAAGAACTCGACGCAGAAAATATAAcgagaaaacacaaacaatgaaGTTAGGCCAATCCCAACTttgtataatgtattatttttatgtaaacagTGAATTGCAGCAATACTTTTAAatagatacataaataaataactaatgccTATTCTGCTTAGCGTGATATTATTAATAGCTTAATGTTCTTATGTTATAGTAACTGAGTTACTGATGTAAAGTGTCTGAAAGTCCACCAGCTTTGTTTTGCACAAAGTCCAGGTTGTTATGAAGCGTATTGTTCAACTTCTCTTTGCGGCTTGTAATGGCGTATCTCGGATCCGGCATTTTAGCGAGTTCTTTAAAACCCTCCATTTCATGTTTGGATTGGTGCCATGTCTTTCCACATGTGCCTTTGTAATAGTGTTGGTTTTGTGGATCATCTTCAGGATATCTTTTTATATGGAATTGCTTTAGTGAAAGACTTGGTATTTGTTTCGATGCGTCGATTACAGATGAGTAAACAGGTTTGACATTTTCACACCGCTTGTCAAAACAGTGGATTTGCATTTTGCATCACATTTTTGTCACATGTATATTATCTATAGTCAAACCAGTTCCACACCACAAATGATGCAGCTTTTATCCTCACAATCTCCTCCGTCACAGGGATTTATATAACCAGCTATATATACTGATATTATATACACTGTCTTCATGTGCAATGTGAGTGCAACCATGATGAGATGATTATTCAAAATCTCTACTGGTTACTACTAATGGGTTgtaactaccgtaatttccggactattaagtgcacctatatatatatatatatatatatatatatatatatatatatacactgaattttacaaagatttttattttgaacataaataagccgcacctgtctacactgaaactaatgaactttacacaggctttaatgaaagacagtgtctgttacacggtgtaatgggtgaaatatgttgtggctcctttaagagcatagcggcattttgggaatagcctccgccgcatttttccgctattactgcatgtgtgcaagaccgaggaatatgtccttattattttttgatgctcatttctaagtttctttgactaacacgtaatgctgttgccaagaataacaaaaaagcatgagttttggaaacctgtctgtgcttatatgatttctgttgcaactggagttagtgggTGAGAgacaggtcaaacgtcagaggaacctcatccatatttatgatgtggtgcgatCTGATTCAGTGGTagcacatctgatttaatataaagagtttcattggttcacctgaactcgttccgcaatttcattggtctaatgttataggtgtcagttttttggctttaaagcttgtgaaaccgggaaaaacccaggaaaaatccaggaaaaatccataaattagttgtttaagccgcagggttcaaagcgtgggaaaaaagtagcggcttatagtccgaaaaatatggtagTTAATCATATCTATCAGTATACTGCCCAACCCTAGTAATGTCcatctttaaattttttttacttcccaaaatatttttttatcctcCATGATTTACGTAGAATGTCCAGGGTCTTTCTTTTTCAataattgttaatttatttgtttgtctgtttttttctctaaaaagtAGCATGCTCACATATGGCTGCTTCATGACCCTCTGTCATGGCCACCTCTCCGAATCTATAGCACAATTATTACTTTCGCCAAATCACCCCTCATGAACAAGATATTTTATGTCCGTTACTGCTCGTTCTAATCCCACATTAATTACCTCTTTAAATATACAGACTTGGCAGTGTGGCACAAAACTAAATTTCATGCAGGACAGGAACACACAAATGAAAAGGGttagaaagtgagaaaaaagaaCCATAACAAAGGTATAAATCTATCATCTGGCCCTCTACTAGTCATATGTGACAACTGTAGACAACGTCATTGTTGCATTGTCATTCAACccaaataaacattacattctTCCAGAAAAACCTCTCCAACATCTAAGCTGgaggtgtgggtgtgtatagGCTCGTAAGAAGAAAATTGTCTATGTAGACAGTTTCAGGGGAAGCAATTCATCAAGACATCACTaacatttattgttattgtattgGTCAATGCACATGTGTAGTACCTTGCAAAGGAATGAGCTGCCAATAgattatagaaaatgtaacacaagctaatgtttttgtattatgATGCAGAGTAGGATTTCACCGAATAATACTAATCAGATTCTTGGTAAACAGGACCTCTTGTCTTTAGTCTTTAGTGTCTGCCTTATAACAGTTAGTTTAAAAATGAACTTTTAGAGTGATGAGGAAATGACTAAAGTCTAGTAATGTTGTAGCTGTTATAATGTACACAGTGATAACAGGAGCTAGCTTGGACATTTCATACAGTAAAACTTATCTATAAAACCAGTATGAtgttaagaaataaataaatattgggtAGGAAGTTTGGAAAAAATCATGCAGGACATCACAAAGAAACTGTCAGCTTACATTCTTACATTATATTGTATAGTTCAAGTTAAAACCCTATGACCGTGTCCCCTAATCAAGTCCAAGTAGAACCTAGAACCAAGGTATACctagaaattaataataaatcttttttttcctgtttgccGAATTTTAGAAATAACTCTTGTTGATGTTTGTCTGTCTTCTAAACAGTGTGGAAAGTGGAGCAGACTTCAGCCTGTATCCAAAAGATTTCTCTTCTCCAACCACCAGTCCCACTGCTCTCTGTTTTTCACAAAGGAGTGGAGTTGCCTTCTTCCTCCTCAACACGTCTCCGGTTTTCTCCTCCGAGCCGATTCGATTCACTCATCATCACAGAGACTGAAGAAACGGCAGCCGGATGAACCTCCTCCTCGAGAACTCGACTTGCTTCGCTATGATATGAAGGTTCTAAAGAGCGCTCCCAAACCTGCACTGTATCTGGGATTTTCCGGTCTCGTACCGTTTGTATCCGCTCCGTTGCTCATGGCCATCACAGAGACGTACATTCCTGAATTAGCTTTCGCTCAAGTTGTGTACGGAGCCTCGATCGTTTCTTTTCTCGGCGGCGCTCGATGGGGCTTCGCTTTACCTGAGGGCAGCCCAGCAAAACCTGACTGGCTAAACCTAGCCAACAGTGTGGTCCCCGCTTTAATAGCATGGGCAGCTCTACTGGTTAGCCACAATATCATCCAATCAGGCATGCTGGTCATCATGGGGCTTGGAATATCGCTGCATTACGACCTGGCACTTTTACCCACATACCCCACCTGGTTCAAAGCACTGAGGACAATC
It encodes:
- the tmem69 gene encoding transmembrane protein 69 — its product is MSLAHIGRRLGTSLWCGKWSRLQPVSKRFLFSNHQSHCSLFFTKEWSCLLPPQHVSGFLLRADSIHSSSQRLKKRQPDEPPPRELDLLRYDMKVLKSAPKPALYLGFSGLVPFVSAPLLMAITETYIPELAFAQVVYGASIVSFLGGARWGFALPEGSPAKPDWLNLANSVVPALIAWAALLVSHNIIQSGMLVIMGLGISLHYDLALLPTYPTWFKALRTILTTVAFFSLVATIVLKAFYPEKSYLTQE